The region TCGAACTGTCCAGTTCGCTTTCAATCGTCAAATTGAAAAAATCAAGTTGTTTATTGACTTCTTTAGCATAACTTTCAGTTACGTTGATAGCCGCTAAAATATAATGAAACGGGTTTTCCCGTTTATCAAGAACAAGTTGATCATTGTGTCTTTTCCACAAAATCGGCAAGTTGCCATACTGAAAAGAAGTGATACTGCCCATATCTTCTGTTTTTTCAAGCGAGACAGTGATGAATTGATCAACCGCTACTAAAATAGCAGGATGACCAGGCTCCACAACTGCATATTCACCTGCAATGTACAATTTTCCAGGTGCTGAAACTTCAATCATTCAATATTTCCTCCTTATAAACTACAGTGTCAATTGCTTGTTAGTACTTGTAATCCCGGACCGGGTTTAGCAACAATCAATTGATCGTTTTGAAAAACTTCTGCAAATCTCGTTTTAATTTTAGCACTATCTGATAAACGGCATAAGACTTTCACATTTGGTCCTGCATCCATTGTGAAATAACAAGGAATACCTTCTTTTCGCAATTGGCGTACTAACTGCATGGCAACAACACTGTCTGGCTCCCAATAAGAAAGCGGCGGGTTAGCACCTAACATGGTTCCATGCATTTTCATCCCATTGCTTTCTGTTATTTCGCCTAATTTTTGGAAGTCTTGCGAACGGATAGCTTCTTTTATTTCGATCAGATCCTTGGCTGTGCTTTCTAGCCAACCGGCATAAAAAGGAGAAGTAGCTACCGTGTTTTTCATTCCTTCACGGCTGGATACGGACTTCTCGTGATGGTTGACAACTACAACCACCATGCCAATATCCCAACAGGCATCATCGATAGGAACAGCATAAGAATCTGCAGAAGTAGTTCCCATCTGCCATTCAACAAAGCCGCCGTATATACTGCGGGTAGCTGAACCAGAACCGCGTCGTGCAATTAAAGATAAGTCGCGCGGGTTTAAATCTAAGCCGCTCGCTAGATTAGCTGCTCCTGCTAAGGCAGCCATACCTGAAGCAGAAGAAGCAAGCCCAGCAGCTGTTGGTACAAAGTTTGTACTTTTAATCAAAGCCGGAGATGAAATGCCAGCTGGTTCTCTAAAGAGCTGTAAAAAACGGCTGACTTTTTGAGTAGCTGCTGTATCCTGTAAGTGATCATTTAAATAAAATGTGTCTTGATCAACGTCAGCGTTAAAAGAAACAGAAGTTTCTGTGTAAAAAGCATCCAGCGTCAAAGACAGGCTGCTACTTGTCGGTAAAATCAATTCTTCATTACGTTTGCCCCAGTATTTGATCAGAGCAATATTGGTGTAAGCTCGTACTTTTTTTTCAGTCATTCCATTAGTCCTCTCCCATTTTGTGAATCCATGTATTCACTGCTCCGGCTTTTAATAAAGCAGCAGAAATACGGTCAGCACTTGTTTTATTATCGGCCAAAGCAATCATACATCCGCCGCGTCCGCCGCCGGTCAGCTTAGCGCCTAAAGCATCAGTTGCTAAAGCTGCAGCAACAAGCTGATTTAACTCTTTATTGCTCACGCCTAAAAAATCCAAAAGATGGTGCGCTTCATTCATATAAACACCTAAATCAGCCGGCCGGTTCTGTTCAATGGCTAATTTTGCTTGTCGCGTTAGTTTGCCAAGAGTATGGATGCCAACTGTTGTTTTTTCAGGAGAGCGTTGAGATAAAAGAGCGATACTATTTATGGCTTCTTTAGTTTGGCCGGTAACTCCTGTATCGGCTACGACTAAATAAGCAGATACGTTTAACGAAAAAGGAATAATCGGCTGTCCCTTAATGAAAAAAAGAGGGGATTGGCTGCTCGTCATAGCCGTGTCTAAACCGCTGGGATTTCCATGAGCAATCTTTTCAGAGATATCGGTCAATTCCATTAAACAAGCAGTGGTCAACTCTTTTTTAAAATAATTAAAAAGCGCACGGATAGTTGCAGCAGCAACAGCAGCACTAGAACCCATTCCTCGTTCCGCCGGGATAGTACTTTTAATCGTAATACTAAAGTTTTCAAGTGGTTGTTGCAGTTTTTCAAGTGTCTTCATAATAACGGTTGTTACATTCAATAATCGTTCTGGTGCCTGAGAAAATGGGCCATGATAGAAAAAACAATCCAGTGTCACAGGACCAGTTATTTTTTTAATCGTTGTTTCAATTGAAGTAGCAGGAAAAGGTATGGCCACAGCAGGCTCGCCATAAACAACGGAATGTTCTCCCATCAAAATAATTTTTCCATTTGCTGTACCTGTTGCTTTCATGAAATTACTCCTTTTTTATTCATCTTTTTTATAATAAACAAGAAGGCCATCAAAGGAAAGGGAAAAGCTGATTAAACGAGCTTTCTATCCTTTCAGCTTTGTTCTTTTTATAAAGCGGCCAACTTTTCAACGATCCAAGGAGCAGCGTAGAGAGTCATAAACTGAATCCCGTAATTAACTCCCATTTTATTTAGTGTCCCGCAGATGATCCCAATCAATAAAACACCGAAGATATTGATTAAACCAGCGTCCATGTAGGCTAATAGTAGGATAAATGAAATGAACAACCCTAAAACAGCTTCATGAGGAATTTTGGTCAGGACAAAATGAGAAATGAGTCCTGCATAACGAATAATGATAACATAAGAAATCAAGCTGGATATCACTGCGCCTACTAAAATAGCCCAAACAAATTCGCCCCGGCTCAACAGATGGTGCAAGTTATGTGTTACCGTGAAAACAGGCGGTGCATTGAATAAAGCACTTCCTGGTCCAATAGCAGTTGGTGATAATGGAATACCTAAAGCAATCAATGGAATGATAATACCTGATAGGTAAGTTGAATGAGCCAGTGCACTCATTGATGTGATAGTCGTTGAAGCTTTTTCAACAGGGTCTTTTTTTCGATTAGCCACAGCTTCGCCGAATAAGATAATCAAACCGACAGGGCTTAAAACAAATAAAAAATTCGAAATAAAAGAAACCAATGAAGCTGATTTTATTTCTTGTTTAGATAAAATTTTAAAAGGATTCAAACGTTGTTTTTTATTTAATTCTTTTGGAATCGCAATCGTTTTTAATTGGTCCGTCAACATGTTGGTCCGATTGTCTTTATTTAATAAAGACATAAGCGAAATGATCAGTGGTCCGATGGTGATACCTAAGAAAAAAGAAGTTGTGATATTGGTATCTTTTGGAACTACACCCATTCCCCAATAAAGGTGACGCAGACTTTGGAATAATAACGCTAATGGCACGATACTAAGCAGTGCTAAAGATTTGTGTTTTCCAATCACAGATAAAAAAACAGCACCGATAACAAATAATAAGGAAGCATAAGGTTGAATGACTGTAGCAAAAGGAGTTAGCAAGTTAGCTAACAACAAAGAAACTGGGACAGAAACAACCGTACCGATCAAAGATCCGGCAGCCATTTTTTTGATTGTAATCGTGGATAAACCTTGGTTTTTTAAGTATAAAGCATGTTCAATCATCGGACTGGATAAAACTCCGCCCGGCAATCCCACAAGAGCAGTGGGCATGGCATTGGTTAAATTTAATGTTATGATAGCTGAAATGAAAAAGGTCAAAATAATCATCGGAGCTGTTCCTGCTAAAACGAGTGCCAACGAAACGGGTACAAGAACGGAAGTTTCATCTGTTCCAGGAATAAAACCGATAAAGGTATACAATACAACAGCTGATAGTGAAGCAACAACCATTTGAAACAATAAGAAGATATCCATTAGTCTGATTCTCCTTGTTCGTTAGTCTGCTGGCCATCCAGTACGATTATTCGTTTAGGTTTTATTAAGACAGCAGAAATAATAAAACCAATGACGGCACCCGCTAAACCGTAAAAAAGCTGTTGGCTTTGATTGCCGCTGGGCGCGAGAAAAAAAGCTCCCATTGTCAAAATGCTTGAAATAAGAATAGCCCCTACCAAACTATTCAATGCAACAACATCTCCCCAAATTTCAACCAGATCTTTTTTTTCTTTCATATTTAAACTCCTTTTTTATTGATGTGAGTCTTCGCAAAATAAAAAGAGACCCTTAATTCATAAAAAAAGTTGAGACTACTCCTACTCCCAACAAAACCATATTACACTAAATCGAGCAAAAAAGACTAGTTAAGTTTCTTTAAAGATGAAAAAGCTTAGTAAAAGGTTTCATTCAAAGGCTATAAAAAGAAAGTATTATTTGGTACAATTATGCCGAAGTTGAAAGAACTTGGAGGTTCGCCGGATGAAAGAATCAGCAACGTATCATATTATTGAACGGAATGAATGGAAAGAGTTAAATAAAAACACAGTCGCACCGTTGTCTCATCAAGAATTAGAAGAACTTACAGGTTTGAATGACCGAATTTCGATAAAAGATGTGGAAGAAGTATATGTACCGATCATTCAACTATTGGATGTGTATATACGTCAGTATGAACAACTACAAGCACAAAAAAATAAATTTTTGGGTAAAAAAACGATAAGCAAACCCTATATTATCGGGATAGCAGGAAGTGTGGCCGTAGGAAAAAGTACGACTGCACGCTTATTGCAGACGATGCTTTCTCGTGTATATAAAAATAAAACGGTGGATATGATCACAACCGATGGTTTTCTTTACCCCAATGCGGTATTGCAAAAAGAACAGATCATGGACCGTAAAGGATTTCCAGAAAGTTATGATATGCCACGTTTGATTTCTTTTTTAGGAGATGTAAAAAATGGCAAGGAAAATGTGACCACGCCAGTTTATTCTCATGAAATTTACGACATTGTTGAAGGAGAATTTCATGTATTGAACAAGCCGGATATTTTAATAGTAGAGGGAATAAATATTTTGCAGTTGCCTGCTAATGAGCAAATTTACATCAGTGATTTTTTTGACTTTTCGATGTACGTTGATGCTGAACCGGCACAAATTGAAAAATGGTATTTAGAACGATTTGGAGTGCTATTAGATACAGCTTTTACCGATCCTGATAACTATTATTATTCTTATGCACAAGGTAATCGGGAAGATGCGTTTGCCATGGCCCGAGGAGTTTGGAAAAAAGTCAATTTGCGCAACTTGATGGAGTTTATTTTACCAACGCGCAATCGAGCAGATTTGATCTTGCATAAGAGCGGAAATCATGTGATCGACCACTTATTGTTGCGAAAATATTAAAAAAAGACAGAAAAGCGTTTTCGTTGTGTTGACCTGTTTCACAAGAGCCGATACAATAAAGCTTAGTAGAATTTACAGATTAGTCTGCTTTAGAGTAGAAAAAATTAGATGGGGTGAACTGCGTGGCAATGGCTACTGATTTAACAAATATTGAAAAAATTATCGTGCTTGATTTTGGAAGTCAATACAATCAATTGATTACACGACGTATTCGTGAATTTGGTGTGTTTTCTGAATTAATTTCTCACAAAGTAACAGCTGAAGAGCTAAGCAAGATGAATGCAAAAGGAATTATCTTCTCAGGCGGACCAATGAGCGTTTACGATGAAGGAGCCTTTACCATTGATCAAAAGATTTTTGAACTAGGCATACCCATTTTAGGAATCTGTTATGGTATGCAATTAATGACAACTGCATTAGGCGGAAAAGTAGCAGCCAGCTCAAACCGTGAATACGGAAAAGCGGATATCGAAATCACTAATTCGGCAGCCCCTGTATTTGAAGCTTTAGCAGCACAAGAAACCGTTTGGATGAGCCATGGTGATTTGGTGACACATGTTCCAGAAGGCTTCACAGTTACAGCAACCAGCCCTCATTGTCCAATTGCTTCGATGTTCGATCCAGCAAGAAACTTCCATGCTGTTCAATTTCATCCTGAAGTGCGCCATACAGAACAAGGCAATGCCATGCTGAAAAACTTTGCGTTTAACATTTGCGGATGTAAAGGAACATGGAGCATCAGCAACTTTATTGATATTGAAATTGCAAAAATCCGGGAAACAGTAGGCGATAAAAAAGTCTTACTAGCTTTATCCGGCGGGGTCGATTCAAGTGTTGTAGGTGTTTTACTGCAAAAAGCGATCGGCGATCAGCTGACGTGTATCTTTGTTGACCACGGCTTGTTGCGTAAAGATGAAGGCGACCAAGTAATGGATAGTTTGGAAGGCAAATTCGGCTTGAATGTTATCCGTGTAGATGCGAAAAAACGCTTTATGGATAAATTAGCTGGTGTCAGCGATCCTGAACAAAAACGTAAAATTATCGGAAATGAATTTATTTATGTTTTTGATGACGAAGCGACAAAATTAAAAGGCATTGAATTTTTGGCACAAGGAACGCTTTACACGGACGTGATCGAAAGTGGAACCGATACGGCTCAAACGATCAAATCACATCACAACGTAGGCGGATTGCCTGAAGACATGCAGTTTAAATTGATCGAACCTTTAAATACTCTGTTTAAAGATGAAGTTCGTGAATTAGGCATCGAATTGGGTATGCCAGAAAGCTTAGTTTGGCGTCAACCTTTCCCAGGTCCTGGATTAGGTATTCGTGTCCTTGGTGAACTGACAGAAGAAAAACTAGAAATCGTGCGTGAAAGTGATGCTATTTTACGTGAAGAGATTGCAGCAGCAGGTCTTGACCGTGACATTTGGCAATATTTCACCGTTCTGCCAGGAATCCGCAGCGTCGGAGTTATGGGAGACGGCCGGACATACGACTACACAGTCGGTATTCGTGCTGTAACCTCGATTGACGGTATGACAAGTGATTTTGCACGTATCCCATGGGATGTCTTGCAAAAGATCTCTGTGCGCATTGTAAATGAAGTTGCACATGTTAACCGTATCGTGTACGACATTACGAGCAAGCCACCAGCAACTATTGAGTGGGAATAGAATTGATGTGCCCGAAAAATCCTATTAATCAGGTCTTTTCGGGCTTTTTTCTATTTCTTGATAATATCTTATTCTATAAAAAGCTTCTAAAGTCTTTTTTGTTATCAAGACTTTAGAACTTTTTTTGTATTGAAAATTCTATAAACTTTTCTTAAGCAACTTATGATGCATTGAAAAATTTTACAATGATAAAATAGGCGAGCAACCATAAGACGATACCTGTCACTAAAAAAATGACGACTATCTTTAATATATCTTGAGCTTCTCCAACGGGAAACCATCCACTTAAGAGGAGGCACGGAAGAACCGTACCTAACATGATGATAAAATGTACTACAGATTGTTTTAATAGTGACCAATGCTTTATATCATAGATAACAGATGCAGCAGCAACAGCAGTTATGATCAATCCCGTAACAAATGTGGATCTTACCTGAAACGAATCTAGATTTTGTGCTTTCATGAGGAAAGAGATTCCTGTCATGATGATAAAAGGAATAGCTCCCCTTAACAGAACTTTTTTGAATAATATCATAAGCCATCCTCCTGCTGTTCATGTTCCTCTTGATAGTTGCCATTTCTTCATATAATGCGTTTGCATCTCTTGATTATATTCTACCATCATTTTTTTCAGTAACAATTAAACGCATTTGAAGTATCTGAATGTCGAAAATCTGCACGAATGTTTACTTATATCCTTAATAAGTTATATAGCTTGTGTTATAAGTACTATCAAAAAATTTCGTTTACTTAATAGTTAAATTTAAACTATTTAAACGTAATCGTTTATCTTGCAACTTGAATTTGTTATCTTCATAAGTAAGGAGGCGATAGTGTGTTTGATATTATTTTATTTATCTTAAAGGTTGCGGCGATTATTTTTTTTGTTACCATTATTATACGTTGGCGATTCAAAATTACGCTTAATAGTTCTTTAAAACTCGAAGCCAGACGTGTACCGAAACTTTCAGATAAGACTTTACAAAAAAGAATACGACAAGCAGAAAAATTCATGAAAATAAATTTTTGAATGGGTTCATTAGCTTATTTCTTGCCGATGAGTACAGCGAATACAAAAATAAACTTATGCAACTGTATAAACAAGAATTAGCTAAAAGAAGTTAGCTTATTAATGTGTAAAGAATAAAAACTGAAGAGACGAGTTTTTTCAATCGTTCCAGTTTTTATTTAGCATTAAGTTTTATTTTAATCAAATATTCTGTATCTTTTTAAAAGAATACAGGGTTAGAAAGGATGATAAGTATGGAGACAAAAAAAAACGCATTAGATCAGGGACCTTTTTTTCACGGCACAAAAGCAGCTTTAGAATTAGGGGACATGCTTGAACCGAAAAACAAATCAAATTTTGAAGGAGATCGGATCTCAAACTATATTTATTTTACTGCTACACTTGATGCGGCAAAATGGGGCGCAGAATTGGCACAAGGAGCGAGAAAAGAGCGGATCTATTTAGTAGAACCAACCGGCACTTTTGAGAATGATCCTAATTTGACCGATAAGCGGTTTCCTGGCAACCCAACGCGCTCTTATCGCTCTTCTTCTCCATTGAAAGTCGTTGCTGAACTTGCAAATTGGGAGCAACATCCCAAAGAAACCATTGATCAAATGCTTGCTGATCTACAAAAAATTCGAGAGGAAGGCAAAGCAGACATTGAGGATTAAAAAATAATCTGTTCGTCCAAGAAGGATAAAAGCAGCCCTTCGTTAATACTTTGCTCTAACATGTTGTTTTACATAATCCGAATAATGACTTCATAATGAATGGGCTTATCTAAGTTGTTTTTGTTATTTATGTTAAGCCAATTAGTTGTAAAATGGATTTTAAAAAAGAGGTGAGAGTTGTAAATGAAAAATGAATCTAAACCACTCGTACATGACCTGCATAATAGTCTCGATCAACCCAATATGGAAGATATTAAAGAAGTTTTATTAAAAGTGTACACGAAGTTGGAAGAGTCTAAAGAAAATGTTCCTCTTATTAATCGTCTTGTTAATTTTATTTATTTTACTGGCTGCCATCAAAAATTAACCTTTAGTAAAGAACAGGAAAGCTTGATTAGAAAATTGAGTGAGATTGGACAAACAGCTGGAGTGAATGGGGTATACCGTTCTAGCTATGGTGATAAAACACAGTTTTAAAAATTAGTTATATGTATTAATCTTAGAATAAGAATAATAAACAAAAAGCTTACAAGTATTGTTTCGAATATTTGCAAGCTTTTTTAGGTTGTGTAGTTAAAAATAAAAGTAGTAACTGTTCAATAGATACTCATTGTCGTATTTTTCAGCCATTTTTAATAAGAGACCTTTTACAGCGTTGATGGAATACGTTCCTTTTTTAAATGACTCAATATAAGAAAGGTATTTTTTCTTTTCTGATTCTATTGCTTGGTCTTTAAAATAACCCCATACATGAGATGCAGCATTCAGCTGATGTCCTTGGCTTGGCTCTATAGTAAGCGCTTGGTCAATAAGTGCATAAAACTCTACCACCGGGTAACCTGCTTTGTCTTTTAATAAGTTGCGAATCTCTTTGTAACGATTTGGGTCGTGTTCCAGAATATTGTATTTATAGCGAGCCCATTCTTTTTCCAGATTGTTTATGTTTTTATTATAGGCAATCAGATTATTAGCTTTAACAGCAGAAAGATTTTTATCCTTTACTTCAAGCATAATATCCACATTGGGAATACCTTTTAAAAATTCGTTGAATACTTCTAAGTCGATTGTTTTAGAATGACTGCCTGCTCTTTTTAAAGGTGCACCTTGAGAGTAATGAATTTTTTGCCGACCGTCATCAGCTTGCCAAGTCTGGTTTGCTAAAGTGATAAAGTAGTTATCGTCTTTTGATACGTCAAACGGCAGCACCTGGTTATGCAAGTTGTCATAGACTACAGGAATATGGTTAGTTGTCCCTATTTGTAATACATCGCCTATGTTGTAAGATTTATCATCGTTTTCAATGACCAGTCTATCTTTAACTCTCTGATTCAAGAGTTGGTAGTTTTTTCCAAATCTCGCAATGGCTGCTGTTTTATCACCGTATATACCGCCGATATGCAAAATGATTTTACTGGATTTCTCTGTTCCCAATGCAGTTAAAAACCGATTATGGTAATTTAAATCTTCTATCGCTCTTTTCATAACTTCTGTGTTGGCTGAGTTTAAGACAGTGTATTGACCAGGGTGCATCGACACTCTAATGTTCTCAGCTTTTAGTTTTTCACCAATCATTTGAAACTTTTCTTGGAAAATCTCATCCCAAGGAAGATCATTAACAGGACTCGAACCAAATGGAATGATATCTGAACTGATTCTAAAAAGTTTAATGCCCATTTTAATGTTGTAATCTAGAATTCTATCTAATGTTTCTAGATTGTGTGCGGTAATGTTTAACAGGTTTTCTTGTGTTGCGGTTTTAAGTGTACAGGTTTTAAAATTTGTATTGTAGACTCCTAGGGTCAAGCAAGCATAACCGATTTTCATAAGCATCTCCTTTAAATTTTATTTTATGAAAACTGTAATTTTTTTGGTAATAGGCACTAATTATTATTCGTTAATTTTTCGAAAAAGCTCTAAAAAAGTCTCTTTTTCTTTTTGTGAAAGAACTTTAAGTAAATCAGTGTTGACCTTGGCTTCAGTGGTCCGTGCAGCTTCTACTAGTTCTTTTCCTTGTTCTGTAATGACTAACCGTGTAATACGCCGGTCCTTTTCATCATAAACGCGCTCAGCATATTTTTCCTGCACAATCATATTGGCTATATTAGTCATTGCTCCTGGTGTTACTTTTAAAAACTTAGCCAGTGTAACTTGTTTTTGCTGTCCTTTTGTTTTTAATTCACCTAGGACTAACAACGCTGAGATACTAATAGGGTAAGGAAAGGCAGCTGTCCATTTTTTCATAACAGTTTGTGTATACTGATTGACTGAATAGAGCAATTCCATATTTTGATGCATTATACGTTTCCTCCCTCTATTTATTCTAGTAAGTTAAGTTTAATTTCTTTTAGTTTACTTTTCAATAGTTTAACATTAAACTATAAATAAGCTTTTAATGAATAGAAGGGTGGAAATTTACATGTTACTAGAGAAGAAGGTCGCCATTATTACAGGCGGTGCGGGCGGTATTGGAGCAGGTATGTCAAGAGCATTAGCTGCAGAAGGCGCCAATATTGCAATTGTCGATTTGAATGAAGAAAAAGGAACAGAACTTGTTAATGAATTAGAAGATATGGGTGTTGAGGCAATATTTTTAAATAAAGATATTTCACTAGAAGAGAGTGCAAAAGAAATAAGAGAGACAGTGGTTAAGAAATTCGGCAAAATTGATGTTTTAATCAATAATGCGCATGCATCTCGACAAGCTGCTTTTATGGAAACGACAAATGAGATGTTCGAGTTATCCTTTAAAACTGGTTTTTTAGCAACATTATTCTTAATGCGGGCTTGTTATGAAGATTTAAAAGCAACGAAAGGCGCAGTAATCAACTTTGGTTCAGGTTCGGCTATGAAGGGAATGGAAACACAAGCCTCTTATGCAGCAAGTAAAGAAGCTATTCGTGGTCTGTCTCGTGTCATTGCAAATGAATGGGCACCAGAAGGCATCCGTGTAAACCTTATTTCCCCAATTGCAGAAACGGAAGGCGTGAAAAGCTGGAAAGAAAATTTTCCTGATGAATACACTGCAATGGCTAATCAAATTCCTCTTAAACGTTTGGGAGATCCACAAAAGGATATTGGTCAAGTTGCTGTTTTCTTAGCAAGTGATATGAGCAGCTTTATGACTGGGCAAACACTAATGGTTGATGGTGGTTCCATTCAACTATATTAAGTTCTCAAATAGATAAAAAAATAGATTCGCCAAGCTTAAGCTTCGGTGAACCTATTTTTTTATTGAGAGGAGGTTTTTTAAGCGAACCAAATGGACCGTTCTCTCTCGGCGCTTTCTGGTGAATCAGAAGCATGAACTGTATTTTCAGATAAACTAAGCCCATAAAGTGCACGAATGGTATTATCCCCAGATTTTTCTGGATCTGTTGTTCCATTCAGTGCCCGAACTCGTTCAACTGCATTTTCGCCTTCTAAAACAAGGGCAGCTAATGGACTTCTTGTAAGATAAGCAACTAATCTATCGAAGAATGGTTTTCCTTCATGCTCTGCATAATGTTTTTCTGCCATTGCTGAAGAAGCTTGCAACAGTTTCAAGTCAATGATTTTCAAACCGTTTCTTTCATATTCTGTTAAAATATTTCCAATCAAATTGCGTTCCACCGCATCTGGTTTCACTAATACAAGCGTTTTTTCTGTCATCAGCAACATCCCCCTAAAATAGTCTTATCATGAGTTTAACATGTTCAGCTTCTTTAGTGTAGAAGATGATGGTTGTTTAAACAAATAAATAAAACGCTTCCTTATTTGTAGCCAGATAAGTTCAGTTGTTGGAAAATTCAGACAGACTATGGTAAAACGTAGTTGAAAGGGAGGTTTTTTCAGATGGAAAAAACATTTGATGTAGTGATTATCGGCAGCGGTGTTGGCGGAACAGCGGTAGCAAATGGGCTGGCAGCAGCTGGAAAAAAGGTAGCTGTCGTAGAAAATGACTTATGGGGCGGTACTTGTCCCAATCGTGGTTGTGACCCTAAAAAAGTATTAGTCTCCGCTGTAGAAGCTAAAGATGCAGTCACTCAATTAGCCGGTAAAGGCTTTTCTGTTACTCCTCAAGTCAATTGGCCTGAACTAATGACATTTAAAGAAACGTTTACCAAGCCAGTGCCCAAAACTAGCCATGAAAGTTTGCAGTCAGCAGGGGTAGAAACCTATGCGGGCAGTGCTCAGTTTACGGATGAAAAAACACTTCAAGTAAATGGAGATAAATTGACAGCGGAACGCTTTGTTATTGCTACGGGTGCTAAACCCTCTATTTTACCGATTGAAGGAAAAGAGCACTTTTTAACCAGTAATGATTTTTTATCTTTACCTGAAATGCCTGCAACCCTTACTTTTGTCGGTGGCGGGTATATTGCTTTTGAATTGGCAGCTATCGCCAATGCTGCAGGAGCTGAAGTTCATTTGATTCATCACAACGATCGTCCGCTGAAAGCTTTTGATGCAGATTATGTAAAAGAAATCGTACATCAATTGGAAACAAAAGGCATAACATTTCATTTCAACATCGACATTAAAAAAATTGAGAAAAAAGCTGATTCTTTCATTTTAACAGATGAAAAAGAGTTTGAACTGACCACTGATCTAGTATTTTGTTCAACTGGCCGGGTACCAAATATAGACGAGTTAAATTTAGAAAAAGCGGGAGTATCATTTGATAAAAAAGGCATCCAAGTCAATGCGTATTTGCAAACCAGCAATGCGGCTATTTTTGCTTGCGGTGATGTATTGTCAAAATCCCAAGCCAAATTGACCCCGGTTTCTACTTTTGAAGGAAGTTATTTGGTTCAATATTTGACAGGGGAAACAACAGAAAAAATTGCTTATCCAAGTATTCCAACCACCATCTTTTCCAGCCCTAAATTAGCACAAACTGGAATAACCGCTGCAAAAGCATCTGAACAAGAAGAGGATTATGACATTTCGGATATTGATGCAACGTCTTGGTTCAGCTACCATCGGGTGAACGAACCCGTTTCGAAAATCAAAGTCATTACAGAACGTAAAACAGGATTATTAGTCGGTGCAACTTGCATCAATAAAAGAGCAGACGATTTAATCAATTTCTTGAGTATCTTGATCGATCAAAAAACACAAGCAGAGGATGTAGCACAGTTGATCTTGACTTACCCAACCATTGCCAACGACTTAACGTCGATTTATGCTTAGCTTTTTTTTTGGTTGAAATCACACATTAGACTAAAAAACCTCCAGCAGCGGTTTTCAGACCGATTGTTGGAGGTTTTTAACAGAATAGGGTATTATAAAAAAATTAACGAAAAGAAGCTTGGTTCTTTAACTGTTCCACGGAGGATAGAATAAAGGTATGAATAAGAATATTCTTCACGCTATCTTTTTTGACATAATGATAGGTGAAATAAACATAAAACATAGA is a window of Carnobacterium mobile DSM 4848 DNA encoding:
- the guaA gene encoding glutamine-hydrolyzing GMP synthase, which codes for MATDLTNIEKIIVLDFGSQYNQLITRRIREFGVFSELISHKVTAEELSKMNAKGIIFSGGPMSVYDEGAFTIDQKIFELGIPILGICYGMQLMTTALGGKVAASSNREYGKADIEITNSAAPVFEALAAQETVWMSHGDLVTHVPEGFTVTATSPHCPIASMFDPARNFHAVQFHPEVRHTEQGNAMLKNFAFNICGCKGTWSISNFIDIEIAKIRETVGDKKVLLALSGGVDSSVVGVLLQKAIGDQLTCIFVDHGLLRKDEGDQVMDSLEGKFGLNVIRVDAKKRFMDKLAGVSDPEQKRKIIGNEFIYVFDDEATKLKGIEFLAQGTLYTDVIESGTDTAQTIKSHHNVGGLPEDMQFKLIEPLNTLFKDEVRELGIELGMPESLVWRQPFPGPGLGIRVLGELTEEKLEIVRESDAILREEIAAAGLDRDIWQYFTVLPGIRSVGVMGDGRTYDYTVGIRAVTSIDGMTSDFARIPWDVLQKISVRIVNEVAHVNRIVYDITSKPPATIEWE
- the mvaD gene encoding diphosphomevalonate decarboxylase, which codes for MTEKKVRAYTNIALIKYWGKRNEELILPTSSSLSLTLDAFYTETSVSFNADVDQDTFYLNDHLQDTAATQKVSRFLQLFREPAGISSPALIKSTNFVPTAAGLASSASGMAALAGAANLASGLDLNPRDLSLIARRGSGSATRSIYGGFVEWQMGTTSADSYAVPIDDACWDIGMVVVVVNHHEKSVSSREGMKNTVATSPFYAGWLESTAKDLIEIKEAIRSQDFQKLGEITESNGMKMHGTMLGANPPLSYWEPDSVVAMQLVRQLRKEGIPCYFTMDAGPNVKVLCRLSDSAKIKTRFAEVFQNDQLIVAKPGPGLQVLTSN
- a CDS encoding tripartite tricarboxylate transporter permease; its protein translation is MDIFLLFQMVVASLSAVVLYTFIGFIPGTDETSVLVPVSLALVLAGTAPMIILTFFISAIITLNLTNAMPTALVGLPGGVLSSPMIEHALYLKNQGLSTITIKKMAAGSLIGTVVSVPVSLLLANLLTPFATVIQPYASLLFVIGAVFLSVIGKHKSLALLSIVPLALLFQSLRHLYWGMGVVPKDTNITTSFFLGITIGPLIISLMSLLNKDNRTNMLTDQLKTIAIPKELNKKQRLNPFKILSKQEIKSASLVSFISNFLFVLSPVGLIILFGEAVANRKKDPVEKASTTITSMSALAHSTYLSGIIIPLIALGIPLSPTAIGPGSALFNAPPVFTVTHNLHHLLSRGEFVWAILVGAVISSLISYVIIIRYAGLISHFVLTKIPHEAVLGLFISFILLLAYMDAGLINIFGVLLIGIICGTLNKMGVNYGIQFMTLYAAPWIVEKLAAL
- the coaA gene encoding type I pantothenate kinase; this encodes MKESATYHIIERNEWKELNKNTVAPLSHQELEELTGLNDRISIKDVEEVYVPIIQLLDVYIRQYEQLQAQKNKFLGKKTISKPYIIGIAGSVAVGKSTTARLLQTMLSRVYKNKTVDMITTDGFLYPNAVLQKEQIMDRKGFPESYDMPRLISFLGDVKNGKENVTTPVYSHEIYDIVEGEFHVLNKPDILIVEGINILQLPANEQIYISDFFDFSMYVDAEPAQIEKWYLERFGVLLDTAFTDPDNYYYSYAQGNREDAFAMARGVWKKVNLRNLMEFILPTRNRADLILHKSGNHVIDHLLLRKY
- the mvk gene encoding mevalonate kinase, yielding MKATGTANGKIILMGEHSVVYGEPAVAIPFPATSIETTIKKITGPVTLDCFFYHGPFSQAPERLLNVTTVIMKTLEKLQQPLENFSITIKSTIPAERGMGSSAAVAAATIRALFNYFKKELTTACLMELTDISEKIAHGNPSGLDTAMTSSQSPLFFIKGQPIIPFSLNVSAYLVVADTGVTGQTKEAINSIALLSQRSPEKTTVGIHTLGKLTRQAKLAIEQNRPADLGVYMNEAHHLLDFLGVSNKELNQLVAAALATDALGAKLTGGGRGGCMIALADNKTSADRISAALLKAGAVNTWIHKMGED